GACTTGTCGCATGGGGGAACAGAGCCCAGGCGGCGTTGCCCACGGTCCGGTCCTCATCGGCCCCGTTCACGCGCACCCTGACCGCAACGTCCTTTTCGATCTCGGCCATGCCGAACCGCACGGACTCCAAGAAGGCGGGGGCTATGCGGTCGTCCAGCAGGCTCGCGAGGCTGGCCGATTTGGGCATGGAAAAGGTGAAATCGGATCCCACCCGGCGGAACGTGCGGTGGGCCGCGGTGAGGCGCTCGCCGGTCCCCGGGTGCAAGTTGTCGATGAGGCGCTCGAAGTCCGACTGATCGACTTGGGAACCGGGCTCTAGTCCGAGCATCCGGGCCGCGCGCCCGCCCCACTCGGCGGGAGCTTCGTGCCCTCCGCCCACGTAATAGTCGTGGGTCTTCGGGTCGAAATACGCTTTGGCGGCCGCGGCGTTAGTTTGGGTGTGGATCCGGAGCATGGGGTATCGGGCCGAGGGTGAATGTCGAAGGGTATGGCTTCGTGGCGAGGGAAGTCAACCGGCCCTTCGCGCTTTGCGGAATCGCTTGCGAGGGGGTCAATCTTTCGGCGCGAAATCCCGTTCGTTTCGTCCGGCTTTGGTGACCGGTCGGTGTGAGAACGGATTGGGAGCAGGTGAGGAACTGCCTTCCAAACTTCGTTTCGATAAAGAATGTCACCTGCCCAATTATTTTTTGGCCGACAATTGACCACGAGACGTCTCTCTCGACATAATTGCACTCTTTCAAGCGATTCCGAGCTTACACCTGCCGCGGCAGGGCACGAGGGGCTCCCGTGACGAAGATCTCGCTCGTTATGTCCGGCGCGGTGTCCCTGGGCTCCTACCATGCCGGGGTGCTCACCGAACTCCTTTACGCCTTGGATTACCACCGCCGGAACGGGCGGGCGTACGAACTCGATGTGATCACCGGCGCGTCCGCGGGATCGATCACGGGGGCGCTGGTCGCGTACGCGGTAATGAACAATTTCGGGGCCCGAACGGGTTTGCACAAGGCGTGGGTCGAACTCGCGTCCATCGACCGCTTGCTCCAGAAGCCCCCGACGAACGCTCTGTTGGACCCGGGGGCGGTGCGCGACATCGCCAAGGAGTGCTTGCCCGAACCGCTCGTTCCCGCGTCCCCGGCCCCGTTTGCCCCGGAGAAACTGTGGCTGGGGTTCACGCTGTCCAACCTGAACGGGCTCAATCGGAGCATTAGCGCGCCTGGCAACCCCGGGGGGACCCATTTCGATTCCACGTTCTTTGATGACATTCGGACGTACCGGTTGGTACGGGGCCGCGCGTCGGATCCGCCCGAGCGCGCCCGGCGGCTCTGGAGTTCGGAAGACCGGGCGACGTGGGACGATGTGGCCGAGTTCGGGATCGCGTCCGGGGCCTTCCCGCTCGCGTTCCCACCGGTCCGGCTGTCGCGCCTGCTCTGGGAGCTGCCCCTTCTGGCCGCACCGGTCCCGGACCCGCTCGAGTACACGTACGTGGACGGGGGAACGTTCAATAACCAACCGATTGGCGAGGCCGTGCGCTTGAGCCGCGAGGCCGACGACGGGGAACTGCACCCGGACCGCAAGTACCTGTTCGTCAACGCCGCCGCCCGGAACGACGACCTGAACGCCGCGATCAACCCGAAGTCGTCCATGTGGGAGATCGCCAAGCGGCTCCTCAGTTGCATCTTCGCCCAGTCCCGAACGTCCGATTGGATCCGGGCCCTCCTCGTCGACACGCAGGTCCGCTGGCGCGACGGGTTCTTTGCCCAGCTGGTGAGCGTGGTGCGGACGACGACCGTACCGGACCCAGCCCCGCTGCTCCGGGGCCTGACGCAACTGGCCCAGCAGATCGAAGAAGTCGAGGCCGGGCAACCGGACGCGCGCTCGCCCCGCCCCAGCGCGGACGAAATGCGCGCGGTCGAAGAGAAGCACGCGGAGCGCCTGGCGACCCTCGACCCGGCCCCGACACCCGAGCAACGGTCCGCGCTCCTCCGACTCTTCTTCCAACTCGATGCCACGGAGCGAAAGTACGCCGCCGCGCTCCGCTCGGACCCGCCCCTTCCGCAGACCAAGCGTGAGGTACTCGTCCTGTTGTTCTATCTCCTCGATCACGTTGCCGACTTGGACGAGCGCAAGCAGCTCGCGATCTGGATCACGTCCCCTCCCGAAGGGGGGCTCGCGGGTACGCAACTCGAGTGGTTCGGCGGGTTCTTCGAGCAGAGGTGGCGGGAGTACAACTTCCGCAAGGGCCGGGTGCTGGCGCGCCCGACCTTGGAGAGCATGCTGGGTGCGTACCCGGAACAGGACGGGGGGGCACCGTACGCGATCACCCCGGACCTGAAGAACAGCCCCAACGAGCGCTTGAGGGACACGAAACCGGCCCCGCGCGTTCGGTTCCGTGACGCGCTCGTCGAGCGCGTCAAGACCCTCGCGGAAGTGTTCGAACCGCACGGGTTTCGGGGCTGGTTGTTGCGGCACACGACCGGCGGGGTCGGGGCGATCGCGGCGGAGTACGCCCGCCACCTGCTCGACGATCAACTCGAACTCTGATCGCGGAAATAGTGGTCGCGCCCTCGCGGGTTTCACCGATGAGCCGCAACGATCTCCAATCCAGGCGGCTCCCACGACAACTTCGAATGCGACCGCAACCGTCGCCCTTAACCTCAAAGAGTAATTCCCGCGACGCACAGTTCTCTTGATCGCCACCAGCTATTCTCGGCAGCCCCTGGAATGACACAAGTCGATCTGGAGTAGAATTACCCGTGTAGCAAAGGAGCGTATCCCCCCCATCCGATTCGAGAGGCCCCGCGTGCGTCCCACGTATTCGTTTCCGGAGGCCGTGGTCGATGCGATCGCGCGGGATCGGTACGGGCACCCGGACCCGCGTGTGCAAGCGCGCATGGAGGTCCTTTGGCTCAAGAGCAAGGGGGAACCGCACGGGCGTATCGCGGAGTTGGCCAACGTGTCGCGGTCCACGGTCCAGCGGACGTTGCGGATCTACGCGGCCAAGGGCCTCGACGGTATTCGGTCGTTCGGGTGGAAGGGCCAACCCAGTGCTCTGACCCCGCACGCGGCGACGATCGAAGAGGCGTTCCGCCAGCATCCGCCGCACACGGCGCACGAGGCCGCGCGGCGGATCGAGGAGTTGACGGGCGTTCGGCGGAAGGAATCGCGGGTCCGCCGGTTCCTGAAGAACGACCTGGGGATGAAGTGCTTGAAGGTGGCACCGATCCCGGTGCCGCCCAAGAAGACCGTCGAGGAGCACGCCCACGCGCAGGCGGACTTTTTAAAAGACGGACCTCGAACCGAAGTTGGCGGAGGCGCGGGGCGGTAAGCGTGTCGTGTACTTCGTGGACGCGTCGCACTTTGTATTGGCGTCGTTCCTGGGGTGGGTGTGGTGCTTCGTCCGGTTGTACGTGCGGGCGGCTTCGGGCCGGCAGCGGTACAACGTGCTGGGCGCACTCAACGCGGTCACGCACGAGTTGGTGACGGAAATCAACACGACCTACATCACCGCGACCTCGGTGTGTGCGTTGCTCCACAAGATCGCGAGCCGGGGGGCGTCGGTGCCGGTCACGTTAGTGATGGACAACGCTCGGTACCAACGGTGCGCGTTGGTCACGGACACGGCCAAGGCGTTAGGGGTCGAGTTGCTGTTCTTGCCGTCGTATTCGCCGAACTTGAACCTGATCGAGCGCCTCTGGAAGTTCGTGAAGAAGGACGTGCTCAACAGCCGCCACCACCAGAACTTTCAGACGTTCCAAGAGGCCATTGACGGGTGCTTGACCGACCTGCCGACCAAGCACCGCGAGAAACTGGCGACTCTGTTGGCCCACAACTTCCAGACCTGGGACAATGTGTCAATCCTGAACGCGTAAAGAATAATGTGGTGGCGTTCCGATCGTTAGGTGAGGTGGCGGGCAAAAAACGCCAGGGTTCGGGATTTCGACAACGACCGGGCCGCCGCGTTGGCCGCGGGGTCGTTCCCGATGGAGCCGAAGCCGTGGTCGGCGCCGGTGTACGAGTACGAATCGGTGCTCACACCTTGGGCGGTCAGGTCGGTGGTGATTCGGGTCGCGTTGGTCGCCGGAACGATGTGGTCGTCGCCGCCGTGATGGACCTCGGCCGCAGTGAGACGACTCGGGGTGGGAGCCGGGCCGATGTCCGGCACCCCGGGTATCACGGAATACGGCGCGAAGTACGAACTCAGGGCGTTGACATTTCCCCGGACCCGGAGAACGAGGTACCCGCCCAGCGAGAACCCGATCGCGCCGGTTTTGACTCCGGACGGTGCGAGCGTGAGACCGTGACCGAGTGCGTCCACCAACACGGCTTCCCAGGCGGCGCGGTGGGCGGGGAGGGCGGTCAGCACCGTGCCCAATCCGGGGCTCGTCCCGGTCGCTCCCAAATAGTCCGGGATGAGCACAAGGGTGCCGGCCGCTTCGAGGTCGGCCGCGTACCCGCGGATCATAGTGGCCCAGGGTCCGGTGTCGTTGTCAACCAGTCCGTCGCTCCCGTAGGCGATCACGACGACGCCCTTGATGGGTGCACCGGACGGCGTGTACAGCTCGGCGGTAACCGACCGGCCGCCGCTCGTGAACGTTACTTGTGTGGGCATTAATCACTCGCAATTCAGGAAACAAAAGATACGGCGTGTAGCGGGAACGTTTTGCGTCGTTCTACCGCAACGGTTCATGACCAAGAGCCAACTCGGATCGTGAGCGGTTCGGTTTAGAATCTTCGTGAACGGAACCCGTGAAGGCTCTCTCTCAATGGGTGAGCGCGTCGCCATTGCTCGCACTCCGGCGCGGGTCGCTGAGAATCAGTTCCGACCCGGGTCACGCGTTCGGCGCGCCGTCGAGGATCCCTTCGACCCAGCGCCCGGTCTTGCGGTACAGGACCTCCAGGTTGCGCTTGGCCTGCGTGTTGCCCGGGTCCAACTCCAGGATCCCGCGGAACGCGGCTTCGAGCGCCTCGGGGGCCGCGTCGGCCGCGATCCGGGCGTGCGACAGGGCCATCCGCGCGCCCAGCGAGCCCGGGAACCGGGACACGGCCTCTTCGAGTACCGCGATCGCGCCCGAGTGGTCCCCGCGCGCCCCCTTCCACCGGGCCGAAAGGATCGCGCCCTCGATCGCGCCGGCTTCCCCGGCTTCCTCGAGGGCCGCGAGCTGGCGCGCCAGGCCGGCTTCGTTGTCGGCCTTTACGCACACCTCCCCGAGCCCGACCTGGGCGGGCAGGAAATGCGGGTCGTGGACCAGGGCCGCGCGCCACAGTCCCTCGGCCTCGGGCCACCGGTCCTGCTCCATCATCAGCACCGCCAAGTTGTGGCGCCCCTTTACCGCGCGCAGGGCCGTGTCGACGCTCGCGAAGTGCGGGGCCTCGGTCCCGTCGATGAGCTTCCGGTACAGGCCCTCGGCGGCCCGCGGATCCCCGGTCTCGCGCGCCAGCCCCGCGGCCAGGAACACGAGCTCGGCGTCATCGGGATAGTGCTGGCGCGCGACCCGGCACGTGGCCGCGGCCCGCTTCGGGTCCCCGCCCTGGTGCTGGCACCGGGCGAGCAGCGCGTACGTCTTGCGCACGATCGAGTCCTTCACGTGCGACCCCGCGAGGCTCTTCTCGAGCGCGTCCGCGGCCGCGGCGTGGTCCCCGGTCTCGTGGTAGATGCTCCCCAGGTTGAACAGGGTGAACGGGTCCCCGGGCTTCTCGGCCGCGTCCAACTTCAACAGGCGCAGGTCCCGGTCCAGCTTGCGGCGCCGGACCGCGGGGTCCACGTACCCGACGTGGCGCACGCTCACGTCGGACCACTTCACCTCGGCCCCGGACGCGCGCAGGGCCGGGAGGATCTGCTCGTGGACCCGGTACGTCCACCGGTGCGCCGGGTGCGCGCGGAACAGGCGCACGTGGTCCACGGCTGTGGCCCCGGCCCCGGGCCGGTCCCCGACGCACAGGCACTTCATCACGAACGCCTCATTCGCGCCCGAGAGCCCCGCGAGCACGGTTCTCAGCTTGTCCCGGTTCGCGGCATCGAGCCGGTCGTCCGCGTCCATCCAGAACGCGTAGTCCCCGGTCGCGCGGTCCAGGGCCGCGTTCCGGGCCGCGGCGAAGTGGTCGACCCACGGGAACTCGCCCACCACGCACCCGAACGACCGGGCGATCTCGACGGTCCGGTCGGTCGAGCCCGTGTCGATCACCACGGCCTCGTCCACCAGGTCGCGGACACTTTCCAGGCACGCCCCGAGGTGGTGCTCCTCGTTCTTGACGATCATGGTGAGCGAGACCCGGGGCTTGCGGCCCGTGACCGCTGGGACCGCGACCCGGGGGGGCGCAACGGGCGACGCATTCGCAACGGCCGGCGCGGGGGCGGGCGGCGCGGGAGCCGCGCCCGGGGGGCTCTGGGAGGGCACCGGTACGGGGGACTGGAACCGGACCGGGGTCCGGGCGCGCAGAACCCGCACCCGGTCCTCCACGGCCGCGGCGGCCCGGGCCCAGGTCCACCCGAGCGCCGCGCGCTGGGCCGCGCGCCCGCACCGGACCCGCGCGTCACGGTCCGCGACGACCTCCCGGAGCACCTCGACCAGCGCGTCCGGGTCGGGCTCGAGCCACCACGGGCGCCCGGCCGTGGGCAGGTCCCCGACCGCCTCCCGGTCCAAGTACCGGAGCCGCGCGGGCACGCGCCACCCGGCCCCGGGGGGCACGAACTCGTCGGTCGGCCCGCCCGAGGTGACCGCCACCGGGAGCCCGCACGCCATCGCCTCGAGCACCGGGAGCGCGAACCCCTCGCCCCGGTACGGGTGCACGAGCGCGTCGCACGCGGCGAACAGCCGGGGCACCTCGGCTTCGCCCAGGTCCGCGTCCAGGTAAACGATCTCGGGCCCGGTCGGGTCGCTCTGGGCCGCCCGCACCGCGCCCGCCGCGCTCTGGTCCCGGTAGAACGTGGCGGCCCCCATGTCCTTGACCACCAGGCACACGTCGTCGGCCCGGGTGAACGCCCGGCGGTACGCCCCGAGCAGCACGTCGAACCCCTTGCGCGGGATCGTCCCGCCCACGAACAGGAGCTTGACCCGCTTCTCGGTCGGGAGCGGGAGCGGCTCGAGCCCGGGTCGGAACCGGTCCGGGTCGACCCCGTTGGGCACGACCGCGACCCGGTCCTCGGGCACCCCGGAGGCGACGAACGCGCGGAGCACCGCGCGGGACGGGACCCAGACCTCGTCCACGGTGTCGGTGATCGGCCCGACCCAGGCCCGGGGCACGCGCCCGAACTCCCAGGGCTGGACTAGGACGAACGGGCCCGGCCCGGGGGGCGCGGTGAAGTCGGGCGGCCACTGGTGCCGCACCTGGACCGCGCCGGGGACGTCGGCCCCGAACAGCCCGGCGAGATCGGGCGACAGGACCGCCGGCCCCGCCTCCCGGGTGCGGCCCCGGGCCCGCACGAGCCCGACCGCGTGGCCCCGGGCCGCGAGCTCGGCGCACACGGACCGGTTCACGTGGGCCAGCGAGTGGACCGCCCCGAACTCCCCGTCCCAGGTCACCGCGACCCGGGCGCTGTCGGCCCCGGCGGCGGCCCCGAGGCCCTCGCCCTTGATCAGGAACCCGACCTGGGTCCCGGCGACCCGGTACACGGGCTCGGGGAACCCGAGCCCCGCGACCGCGCGCTCGACCTCGACCCACGGGGTCCGGCTCGGGAGGTCGTGCCACACGAGGCACCCGCCCGGGCGCAGGGCCCGGTACGCGCCCAGGGAGTCCGAGCGCGCGGTGCCCAGGTCGTGGCCCCCGTCGACGAACGCGAGGTCGAGCGGGCCGAGCCGGGCGAAGTCGAACGCGCGCGAGTCGGCCGCGATGAGCCGGGCCTTGTACCCGGTCCCGAAGTGGTTCACGAACCGGGCGAACTGGTCGCGCCGGGGCACCTCGTACTCCTGGTGCGGGGACCCCGAGCGCGGCCCGCCCTCGGCCACGAGCCCGATCGAGTACACGACCGCGTCGGGCGGGGTGAACGCGGTCAGGTTCGCGGTCATGTGGCCCGCCGCGGTGCCGATCTCCAGGATCCGGCGCGCCCCGAGGTGGGCGACGAGCGCGAGGACCGCGTGCGCGTCGTGCGGGAGCGTGAACCCGCTCAGGGCGGCGGACGTGTCCGGGTCCCCGAACCGGGCCGCGAACTGTTCCGCGGTCAGGTCCACGAACCGGGTCGCCGGGGCCCGCGCGGGCCCCGGTCCGGCCGCGGGCGCGAGTTCCGCCGGCGCTAACCCGGGCGCGACCCGGGCGAGCACCTGGCGCTCGGCCCTCACGCGCGCGGCCTCGTCGGCGCGGCTCAGGCTCTCGAGCGCGCCGACTAGGGCCGCGGCGCTCGCGTGATCGAGCGGGTTGCCCGCGACCGCGGCGCGCAGGGCCGCGAGGGCCTCGTCCGGGCGCCCGGCGCGGACCAGGGCGCCACCCAGGGCCGCGTGCAGGTGGGCCCGCTCGGGGCAACAGGCGGCCGCGGCCGCGTGGTCCGCCGCGTCACCGGTCAGTTCGGCGATCAGGGCCAGCGCGCGCCCGCGGACGAGCCGGCCCTTCTCCGCGCGCTCGCGGCCCGGCTCGTCGGGGTGGTCGAACCCGGCCCGGTCCCAGCCCACGCGGACCCAGTCGAACCGGGCCGGGTACGGCACCGTGTCGGACTCGGGTTCGGTCAGCTCCGCGTTCGCGTCCAGGTCCGCGATCAGCGCCCGGGCCACGGCCAGGGCCCCGGGCGCGTCGCCCAACTCGGCCCGCGCGAGCGCGTATCCGAGCGCGGACACCCGGTTCCCCCGGGCCGCGCGGGCCAGGTGCGGGTCCGCGGTCGCCGCGGTGCCCGCGAGTACGCCCAGCTCGTGGTCCGCGCCCGCGGCGCTCAGGTCCGTAACCAACTCCGGGTCCGCGCCCGGGCCGGCCAGCGACACGCGCGGC
This region of Gemmata massiliana genomic DNA includes:
- a CDS encoding patatin-like phospholipase family protein codes for the protein MTKISLVMSGAVSLGSYHAGVLTELLYALDYHRRNGRAYELDVITGASAGSITGALVAYAVMNNFGARTGLHKAWVELASIDRLLQKPPTNALLDPGAVRDIAKECLPEPLVPASPAPFAPEKLWLGFTLSNLNGLNRSISAPGNPGGTHFDSTFFDDIRTYRLVRGRASDPPERARRLWSSEDRATWDDVAEFGIASGAFPLAFPPVRLSRLLWELPLLAAPVPDPLEYTYVDGGTFNNQPIGEAVRLSREADDGELHPDRKYLFVNAAARNDDLNAAINPKSSMWEIAKRLLSCIFAQSRTSDWIRALLVDTQVRWRDGFFAQLVSVVRTTTVPDPAPLLRGLTQLAQQIEEVEAGQPDARSPRPSADEMRAVEEKHAERLATLDPAPTPEQRSALLRLFFQLDATERKYAAALRSDPPLPQTKREVLVLLFYLLDHVADLDERKQLAIWITSPPEGGLAGTQLEWFGGFFEQRWREYNFRKGRVLARPTLESMLGAYPEQDGGAPYAITPDLKNSPNERLRDTKPAPRVRFRDALVERVKTLAEVFEPHGFRGWLLRHTTGGVGAIAAEYARHLLDDQLEL
- a CDS encoding helix-turn-helix domain-containing protein, which produces MRPTYSFPEAVVDAIARDRYGHPDPRVQARMEVLWLKSKGEPHGRIAELANVSRSTVQRTLRIYAAKGLDGIRSFGWKGQPSALTPHAATIEEAFRQHPPHTAHEAARRIEELTGVRRKESRVRRFLKNDLGMKCLKVAPIPVPPKKTVEEHAHAQADFLKDGPRTEVGGGAGR
- a CDS encoding IS630 family transposase, whose product is MAEARGGKRVVYFVDASHFVLASFLGWVWCFVRLYVRAASGRQRYNVLGALNAVTHELVTEINTTYITATSVCALLHKIASRGASVPVTLVMDNARYQRCALVTDTAKALGVELLFLPSYSPNLNLIERLWKFVKKDVLNSRHHQNFQTFQEAIDGCLTDLPTKHREKLATLLAHNFQTWDNVSILNA
- a CDS encoding dienelactone hydrolase family protein, producing the protein MPTQVTFTSGGRSVTAELYTPSGAPIKGVVVIAYGSDGLVDNDTGPWATMIRGYAADLEAAGTLVLIPDYLGATGTSPGLGTVLTALPAHRAAWEAVLVDALGHGLTLAPSGVKTGAIGFSLGGYLVLRVRGNVNALSSYFAPYSVIPGVPDIGPAPTPSRLTAAEVHHGGDDHIVPATNATRITTDLTAQGVSTDSYSYTGADHGFGSIGNDPAANAAARSLSKSRTLAFFARHLT
- a CDS encoding glycosyltransferase family protein gives rise to the protein MPRFLFGPCDAPEFLDRFLRPSVDSGTWSVFGARTGSWEEALAGAAPPDALLVWPGYTSVPPWVWAAPVPVVALAHDPNLLWHGYRHLLPRADLVLTDAPAAARLRRAGLGHVRAANLYGLDRYFAAALGAPETARDLDLVFVGNVSPAVQAGRLPWLGRLAALGARFRVHVAAGVFGAEYRALLRRAKLVFNRSVRGECNLRALEAAASGAVLLQEAGNEEVPDYLAPGTEFAPYTDADFEEVVAGLLAADARRAALAAAARERVRRYTFGALVEGALAVGGPDWDEVIARARRRADQPVPVPLAARVWPRVSLAGPGADPELVTDLSAAGADHELGVLAGTAATADPHLARAARGNRVSALGYALARAELGDAPGALAVARALIADLDANAELTEPESDTVPYPARFDWVRVGWDRAGFDHPDEPGRERAEKGRLVRGRALALIAELTGDAADHAAAAACCPERAHLHAALGGALVRAGRPDEALAALRAAVAGNPLDHASAAALVGALESLSRADEAARVRAERQVLARVAPGLAPAELAPAAGPGPARAPATRFVDLTAEQFAARFGDPDTSAALSGFTLPHDAHAVLALVAHLGARRILEIGTAAGHMTANLTAFTPPDAVVYSIGLVAEGGPRSGSPHQEYEVPRRDQFARFVNHFGTGYKARLIAADSRAFDFARLGPLDLAFVDGGHDLGTARSDSLGAYRALRPGGCLVWHDLPSRTPWVEVERAVAGLGFPEPVYRVAGTQVGFLIKGEGLGAAAGADSARVAVTWDGEFGAVHSLAHVNRSVCAELAARGHAVGLVRARGRTREAGPAVLSPDLAGLFGADVPGAVQVRHQWPPDFTAPPGPGPFVLVQPWEFGRVPRAWVGPITDTVDEVWVPSRAVLRAFVASGVPEDRVAVVPNGVDPDRFRPGLEPLPLPTEKRVKLLFVGGTIPRKGFDVLLGAYRRAFTRADDVCLVVKDMGAATFYRDQSAAGAVRAAQSDPTGPEIVYLDADLGEAEVPRLFAACDALVHPYRGEGFALPVLEAMACGLPVAVTSGGPTDEFVPPGAGWRVPARLRYLDREAVGDLPTAGRPWWLEPDPDALVEVLREVVADRDARVRCGRAAQRAALGWTWARAAAAVEDRVRVLRARTPVRFQSPVPVPSQSPPGAAPAPPAPAPAVANASPVAPPRVAVPAVTGRKPRVSLTMIVKNEEHHLGACLESVRDLVDEAVVIDTGSTDRTVEIARSFGCVVGEFPWVDHFAAARNAALDRATGDYAFWMDADDRLDAANRDKLRTVLAGLSGANEAFVMKCLCVGDRPGAGATAVDHVRLFRAHPAHRWTYRVHEQILPALRASGAEVKWSDVSVRHVGYVDPAVRRRKLDRDLRLLKLDAAEKPGDPFTLFNLGSIYHETGDHAAAADALEKSLAGSHVKDSIVRKTYALLARCQHQGGDPKRAAATCRVARQHYPDDAELVFLAAGLARETGDPRAAEGLYRKLIDGTEAPHFASVDTALRAVKGRHNLAVLMMEQDRWPEAEGLWRAALVHDPHFLPAQVGLGEVCVKADNEAGLARQLAALEEAGEAGAIEGAILSARWKGARGDHSGAIAVLEEAVSRFPGSLGARMALSHARIAADAAPEALEAAFRGILELDPGNTQAKRNLEVLYRKTGRWVEGILDGAPNA